The following is a genomic window from Bos taurus isolate L1 Dominette 01449 registration number 42190680 breed Hereford chromosome 11, ARS-UCD2.0, whole genome shotgun sequence.
aagccccCACACGATGTGGACACTGCAGATTTGTGAACAATGATTTGAAGATCAGTGAAAAACTAAACTATGAAAGTGTGGGATGCAGGTTTATAACATCTtccaagaattcttttttttttaatttaatttaatttaattttatttgggtAGAGTGAAACAAGAGAACACTTGGATTTTGGGGGGAATAGAGGAATCAGTGGTTCATGGTGATATTTTCAGATTAATTCTAGCTACAGTAAATTCCTTTTTTCAATTTCTAATAGAAGAGGATCTTTCCTGAGCTATCagattctcttctctctttcacaCTCACTACAGACATATCAGACACTGCTGACTGTATATTCAATGAAAAAAACCCAAAGCTTTGAAAAAAATTGCATCCTGTGTTCATTGGTAGCTTCTTGTTTACATTAAGCTACGTGGAATTTCAGTGTGACTTGCAACTTTGCTAATGTCactcaaaaacattttaatattttattttttaatttatttttcatttggagGAACactgctttacaaggttgtgttggtttctgctgtacaacaatgctaatcagccataattatacatgtatcccttccctcctctaccccattttaatattttaaactaacAGCTATTTCACGTATGCTGCCAAAAACCGTACATCTGTTATAAAGAATTAGTTGATTTCAGAGCATCTGTACCTCCACAAAGGGACCTTTGAgttcttttttaataattaattatttttggctatgctgtgtCTTCAtcgctttgcatgggctttctctagttgcagcaatcaGGGGCTATgctgtagttgtggtgtgcaggtttctcatCGCGgtaacttctcttgttgcaaagtaCAGGCTCTACGCACATGGCTTCAGCAGTCGTGGCCCAGGTGCTTAGTGGCTcaggagcttagttgctccagggcaggtggaatcttcccagactagggatcaaaccagtgtcccctgtattggcaggcagattcttatccactggaccaccagagaagtcccatttgAGTTCTTGACAGGACactaaaaatgttttgttgtatGATGCTATTCATGTTTAAAAGCCCTCATCTACCTtgccatgtttcttttttttttttttccttctttttatttatttttttcatatatttttttaaattttattttatttttaaactttacataattgtattagttttgccaaatatcaaaatgaatccaccacaggtatacatgtgttccccatcctgaaccctcctccctccccataccatccctctgggtcgtcccagtgcactagccccaagcatccagtattgtgcatcaaacctggactggcatctcgtttcatacatgatattttacatgtttcaaggccattatcccaaatcttccaaccctctccctctcccacagagtccataagactgttctatacatcagtgtctcttttgctgtctcgtacacagggttattgttaccatctttctaaattccatatatatgcgttggtatactgtatcggtgtttttccttctggcttacttcactctgtataataggcacaGCACAAAGGATAGGACTTATCTTGAATCCAATATTACAGGCATTGAGGCTACTTTACccatcttttccctttctctttgtgtgtatgtgtctgccCTATGTAAAATGCAATATGTTTATCCAATTTTGTACATAAATATAAGACTAATTAGTATGCAACCAGCATCTGGAGTGACATTTAAGGCTAAGGTGATGTCCCCAACTCTAGTCTGAGGTATGAAGATGGAAGTCAGAAATTTTGGTAGAAGCTTAATATTTGATACACATTAGtatattttgatatttcattCTTTAAGCTCTGATTTAGGTAATCCCTTAggtgaatggggcttccctggtggctcagaggttaaagtgtctgcctgcaatgcgggagacctggattcaatccctgggtcaggaagatcccctggagaaggaaatggcaccccactccagtattcttgcctggagaatcccatggatggaggagcctggtgggctacagtccacggggtcacggagtcggacacgactgagcgacttcactttcacttttaggtgAATGAAGACAATCTGGCTTTGTTGTCTCTCTTTCCATGGAGTTCAACCTAGACTTCCattcttcatgtatttttatggatattttcttttttttaatttaaatttatttattttaattagaggctaattactttacaatattgtattggttttgccatacatcaacatgaatccgccacgggtgtacacgtgttcccaatcctgaacccccctcccacctccctccccataccatccctctgggtcaccccagtgcaccagccccaagcttcctgtatcctgcattgaacctggactggcgattcgtttcttatatgggtattttcaaagttcatgcttctcttttcaaatgagcaagCCACAGGCACTGGGGAACTAAGACAATGGAGCTCTTTAAAATAGATGCTTTGGAGATATGAAAGTAACCTTGATCAGACAACTGACACAAGACATTTCAAGTGTAATATAATTGTTAATAAAGTTTCACAATGAATCATTGTGTTAATTCAATAAGAGATCaactaaaacttaaaaattttaagtggatTGATGTATTGATGCTGTGTACATTCTATGTATTGATATGTATAGAGGCAGAAATGTAGATATTACAATACAATAAAACTAAATTATtatagaaaaggaaagctataaaatACCATGTAAAATAAGTCCCATTTATGTAAACATAAAATGTTATGAATAAAAACCATTTTAGAAGGATAAAAAATGAATAACAGAAGTGTGAAGTACTTTGTATCCTTTGTTTTCATGTCTATGTTACTATATTTGGATTTCCATCATAAagcagatttaattttaaaagcagcaaatCAAAAAAGAATTTCCACTTAGGAGAAAAATCCCTCTTCACTTCCCAAGCTGTGACTTAACTAGGAGAAGCAGTAAGCTGGAATAAATACTCAGAAAATATATGATGGATTGAATTGCATTTGTTTCTAGTTATTCTCTCGTCCTAGTGATTCTTTACATAAATAGTGAATTCTAGTTATTATTAATGATAGCTCTTGTGTATTAAAATGAGCAATTAACATCACTAGTAGAACTTAAGTTTCTAGTCTTATTTCCTGAGAAACTATTAGttcttttttaaacagctttattgaggtatatttgacatataaacattgtatgtatttaaaatgtacagcttGATATTTTGGTAGGTATATGTTGGAAATCGTCACCATAGTCAagttaattaatgtatttatcaCCTCCATATAAtggccattttatttttgtatgtttggtGAGAAGACTTAATTCAAGAGCCACCTTCATAGTACATGACAAGCGCACAATACAGTGTCATTCACTATAGTCATCTTGCCGAATATTTGATCTCAAAAAACTCACTCATCTTGCATAACTGGAACCTTGtacattatgctaggtgaaataagtcagacacagaaagacaaatactgtatgatttcacttccTTGTGGCATCTAACACGGTCAAATCATAGAAGCAGAGAATAGAAGGGTGGTTGCCAAGGGCCCAATGAAAGAATGGAAATGCCTTCTTTGTTAAACACCTAATTTTTTAATGTCTTGATAACTTTCCCTTAAGTCAGTCTGAAACTAGTGGAGTCATTCAAAtgatggagttcagttcagttcagtcgctcagtcgtgtccaactctttgcgaccccatgaatcgcagcacgccaggcctccctgtccatcaccaactcccagagttcactcagactcacgtccatcgagtcagtgatgccatccaaccacctcatccccttctcctcctgcccccaatccctcccagcttcagagtcttttccaatgagtcaactcttcacatgaggtggccaaagtactggagtttcagctttagcatcattccttccaaggaaatcccagggctgatctcctttaggatggactggttggatctccttgcagtccaagggactctcaagagtcttctgcaacaccacagttcaaaagcatcaattcttcggtgctcagccttcttcacagtccaactctcacatccatacatgaacacaggaaaaaccatagccttgactagacggacctttgttggcaaagtaatgtctctgcttttgaatatgctatctaggttggtcataattttccttccaaggagtaagcaacttttaatttcatggctgcagtcaccatctgcagtgattttggagcccccaaaaataaagtttgacactgtttccactgtttccccatatatttcccatgaagtgacggagAGCAGGGGCTAATTCAGATACCAGGATTGGCCATCACTGTCATGATAAAAAGATGGTTTTCCCACTGCCGAAGAGTTTACTCAAAGCCTCATTCATATCTTTATTCCTCAAGCTGTATATGAAAGGGTTCAGCATGGGAATAATCACCATATAGAGAATGGCAGCCTTGCTCTCCCTCTCCGCAGAGTGAGTTGATGGAGGAAGTAAATACACACCCATAAGAGACCCATAGAAGAGCAGGACCACTGTGAGGTGAGAACTGCACGTCGAGAAGGCCTTCCACCGCCCTCCAGGAGATGAGATGCCAAACACAGCCCAGGAAATGCGGACATAGGAGAGGACAATCAGCAGGAGGGGAGCAGTGAGGAACATGAGGCCCATGGTGATGATCATCAGCTTGTTAATGCGGGTATCTGAGCAGGCAAGCTTCAGGAGAGCACTGGGATCACAGTAGAAGTGGGGAATGGCCTTGTGGGCACAGAAGGCCACACGGGTCAGCAATAGTGTGTGTGTCAGTGCAGGACAGTTGGTTAGCGCCCAGCATATGCTCAACATTAGTGCACAGAGCTGGGGACTCATAGCTGTGCTGTAATGAAGTGGCtgacagatggccacatagcggtcatatgCCATCACTGCCAGAAGTAAGTTGTCAAGGCCACCAAACACAAGGAGAAAATACAGCTGTGCAAAGCACCCAGAATAGGAGATGCTCTGACTCTGAGTATGCATGTTGACCAGCATTTTGGGGATGGAGGCAGAAGTGAAGCAGGCGTCTGTTATTGATAGGTTGGCCAGAAAGAAGTACATGGGAGTATGGAGGTGAGGGTCAGAGGTGATggccaggatgatgagcaggtttCCCATCATAGTGACCAGGTACATGCCCAGGAAGATGATGAACAGGAGAGTTTGCTCCTCTGGCCACTCAGAGATCCCTAGAAGGAGGAAGTCTGAAAGGGTGGTTTGGTTCACTCTGCTTGGTTTTCCCATCCTTTGTAGTTTTGCTATCTGTGCAGATAAAACCCTTCCACGTGTCAATATTTAAGTATTAGATCAATTCACAGATAATATCTGTGTAGCCCAAACtgttccaggaaaaaaagaagtggTCCTTGCCCATGAGAATCTCTGGATGCCATTATGATGTGAGAGAAAACACACATGGGACTTTAGAGAACCGGCAAACCAATACCCATGCAAACTGAACCATGCCTTCATAGCTGTATATAATAGGGTCCTtaggaaagtgatcagtttgaccAGAGAAGTCCATGTTGGAAATTGGAGGAGATAAGAATTGAGCATATCCTTAAAGGCAAGATTGGAAAAGTCACTTTTGCTCACCAAGTAAAAAGGAAATGCATGATCTTCCTtgctgcccctcccccaacacccaCCCCTTGACGTACACCATAGACAAGATAATCTATTTCTACTTGCCTCCTCAATCCCTAGAACTTGACCTCACCTATTTAGCTCCACTCCCTGTACTCTTACCTTACTGGAAGCACAGATATATGGGCTGAGGCCAGGGAGCGTCTGTGATGTTCCATTCTCTGTATCCACAGTAGACAAACAGGACAGGGCTGCCAACCCTTGACCCTCAtcactctctctcctttttccctGAACTCTTCCCCTATTGCACATCTAGACATTTGAAAACTGATATTTCTCTCCCCCTAGCCTCTTGGACATGAACATGGTCAGTAGCTGTTTGTAGATGCTTGCTATGTTCCAGCCAACTTGATGGCACTGTTTTGTTCTTTCAAGTCTGGTAGGTATTATTCTCCTCCACAATTCTGCAAATGGTGCAATTGAGTCTTAGAAATATTTGATGTACTCAAGATCAGAAAGCTAATGAATGTGATTCAACAGCAGGTGTGTCTGGCTCCAGTGTCTGTGCCTTCCATTGACACTTGTACTCTAAATCTCGGATGTTTCTTTTCAGCAAAGGGAAGGTAGAAGGAACCAGTGTCTGGTTCTCTGGGCTTAAAAATGGCCACTCTGATCTTCAGTTCTCCTAGGATTTAGAGCAAGCTTGTATAAGATGTCATTTCATGTCCTCCCTAACCTTATTAGATTTTGTCACTGTATTAGTACTCCATTTGTTCTTGGTTTATAGAGAGGCTTCTAATCCTAGGCAGACATTTAGATCGGCTACCCTAGAAACTTTTGCCTGGTACTTGGGCTGGAAAGGGAGGTGTTTGtacaagtgtgtgtgtttgtcccCTACCCTTCCAGATTCTCTCACCTATCGGAGCATAGGTTGGTTTCAATCATTTTCAGATTCTCCAGTTCCCTCTTGTGGGTGGGAAGTTCACAATAAGGAACTCCTTGAGACCTTTCTGACCTTGTAAATCTGGGGTCTATTGAGTCCAGGGGTCACCAGGAATACCTGGAGTGTATAATGCATTTTTCAGACCTGGCAAGACAGGAGCCTTTCTTACGGTTTTAAAGATCCCTAGAACATCATCCCCAAAGTGCTCATTAGAGCCAACCTCAGTGTCCCTTTTCAGCCTATTCTCTAGCCATCTCTGCTGGGGTCCTGGGAGAATAGAGGACATCTCTTTCCCAGGGGTTAAGCTCTCAGATGGGGAACTTGGGGGTGAGATTCTGAGGCCTTTAGCTGGGATGCTATGCACTCCAGCCTGACCAGCAGTCCTCCTGGGAACTCTTGCCTCTGCCCTGGACCATTTAATGCCTGTCCCAGGTTCTAGGTTAAACTGGATTGAGGGAGACATTAAGAGCTTAAAATATAATGGTCCTGCTGGTGATTTCTctaaatggactgtagcctgccaggctcctctgaccacgggATTATCCAGTCAAgcacactgtagtgggttgccatgccctcctcgaggggatctttctgacccagggatggaacccacatctcttatgtctctttcattggcaggcaggttctttaccactagtgacacctagGTATTACCTCTCTAAACAGAGTAATGCTAAGAAGCAACTCCCCTAAGTCCTAAACTTTCAGTTACATAAGGCAGCCTATGTAGAACACACCAGCCATAATATCTGATACATAACCACAGCAAAAATGTAACATCTTCAGTATTGTCATTAATACTAGTAGTACTGGGACTTTCCTGCtgattcagtggttaaaacttcaccttccagtgcaggaggcatgggtttctCCCTGGATAGGGAgttaaaatcccacaagcctcagGATCAAAAAACCAAAggatgaaacagaaacaatattgtaaaaaattctgtaaagactttaaaaatggtccatataaaacatcttttaaaaaatactgtagtCCTTACTGCACACTTTCATTAAATGATCTCAAGTAATACAAGTTTATTAGGATAAAGAAATATTGTTATCCCTactttacagttgagaaaactgaggcccagtgaaGATAATGACTTGACTAACTAAATGGAGAGGATGGAATTCCAATCTAGGTCTCCACAACTCTAgagctcacattttttttttttttgagacagatAGTGCAGGCTGTAGTGTTGGCAGactggaaaggaaagagaagtagAAAATCAGAACTTGAATGGAGACCTAGAGATGGAGAGTGTAcacagggaaaggaaagaaggaaaaaaggatggAGTGGCTTCAGTCCATGTACTTAACCGCCATAGTTTGTCCCAGTAtcattgttgatttttatttcagttcagttcagtcactcagtcgtttcagactctttgtgaccccatgaatgccagcatgccaggcctccctgtccatcaccaactcctggagttcacccagactcacgtccatcaagtcagtgatgccgtccaaccatctcatcctctgtagtccccttctcctcctgtccctaatCCCTCACAGtgtgagagtcttttccaatgggtcaactctttgcatgaggtggccaaagtactggagtttcagctttagcatcattccttccaaagaaatcccagggctgatctcttttaaatagactaattggatctccttgcagtccaggggactctcaagagtcttctccaacaccacagttcaaaagcatcaatttttcggtgctcagccttcttcacagtccaactctcacatccatacatgaccacaggaaaaaccatagccttgactagatggacctttgttggcaaagtaatgtctctgcttttgaatatgctatctaggttggtcataactttccttccaaggagtaagtgtcttttaatttcatggctgcagtcaccatctgcagtgattttggagccccccaaaataaagtctgacactatttccactgtgtccccatcaattcccatgaagtgatgggaccagatgccatgatcttagttttctgaatgttgagctttaagccaaatttttcactctcctctttcactttcatcaagaggctttttagttcctcttcactctctgccataagagtggtatcatctgcatatctgaggtgattgatatttctcccagcaatcttgattccagcttgtgcttcttccagcccaacatttctcatgatgtactctgcatataagttaaataagcagggagacaatatacagccttgacgtactccttttcctatttagaatcagtctgttgttccatgtccagttctaaaaaagtgttgcttcctgacttgcatataggtttctcaagaggcaggtcaggtggtctggtattcccatctctttcagaattttccaacgtttattgtgatccacacagtcaaaggctttggcatagtcaataaagaagaaatagatgtttttcttgaactctcttgctttttccatgatccagaggatattggcaatctgatctctggttcctctgccttttctaaaacgagcttgaacatcaggaagttcacagttcacgtattactgaagcctggcttggggaactttgagcattactttactagcgtgtgagatgagtgcaattgtgtagtagtttgagcattctttggcattgcttttctttgggattggaatgaaaactgaccttttccagtcctgtggccactgctgagttttccaaatttgctggcatattgagtgcagcactttcacagcatcatctttcaggatttggaatagcgcaactggaattccatcacctccattagctttgttcatagtgatgctttctaaggcccacttgacttcacattccaggatgtctggctctaggtcagtgatcacagcatcatgatgatcttggtcgtgaagatcttttttgtacagtttttctgtgtattcttgccacctcttcttaatatcttctgcttctgttaggtccacactatttctgtcctttatcgagtccatctttgcatgaaatgttcccttggtatctctgattttcttgaagatatctctagtctttcccattctgttgttttcctctatttctttgcattgatcgctgaggaaggctttcttatctctccttgctattctttggaacacttcattcagatgcttatatctttccttttctcctttgctttttgcttctcttcttttcacagctatttgtaaggcctccccagacagccattttgcttttttgcatttcttttccatggggatggtcttgatccctgtctcatgtacaatgtcatgaacctccgtccatagttcatcaggcactctatcagatctactcccttaaatctatttctcacttccactgtataatcataagggattgatttaggtcatacctgaatggtctagtggttttccctactttcttcaatttcagtctgaatttggcataaggagttcatgatctgagccacagtcagctcctggtcttgtttttgttgactgtatagaccttctccatctttggctgcaaagaatagaatcaatctgatttcggtgttgaccatctggtgatgtccacgtgtagagtcttctttgttgttggaagagggtgtttgctatgaccagtgcattttcttggcaaaactcttttagtctttgtcctgcttcattccgtattccaaggccaaatttgcctgttatcccaggtgcttcttgacttcctacttttgcattccagtcccctataatgaaaaggacatcttttttgggtgttagttctaaaaggtcttgtaggtcttcatagaaccattcaacttcagcttcttcagcgttacttgttggggcatagacttggattactgtgatattgaatggtt
Proteins encoded in this region:
- the OR1N2 gene encoding olfactory receptor family 1 subfamily N member 2, which codes for MGKPSRVNQTTLSDFLLLGISEWPEEQTLLFIIFLGMYLVTMMGNLLIILAITSDPHLHTPMYFFLANLSITDACFTSASIPKMLVNMHTQSQSISYSGCFAQLYFLLVFGGLDNLLLAVMAYDRYVAICQPLHYSTAMSPQLCALMLSICWALTNCPALTHTLLLTRVAFCAHKAIPHFYCDPSALLKLACSDTRINKLMIITMGLMFLTAPLLLIVLSYVRISWAVFGISSPGGRWKAFSTCSSHLTVVLLFYGSLMGVYLLPPSTHSAERESKAAILYMVIIPMLNPFIYSLRNKDMNEALSKLFGSGKTIFLS